Proteins encoded by one window of Culicoides brevitarsis isolate CSIRO-B50_1 chromosome 2, AGI_CSIRO_Cbre_v1, whole genome shotgun sequence:
- the LOC134829775 gene encoding myosin-11: protein MDSKQQDQDLVDAMNNLQMSGSGGTLDKSLPGSYREGSDSGVEASGPSLMRELSNNSNDYASSGIGHATDNETGNTTTTTTSCTSSMISCSSDFPTEDTVVNKIECASEGGSESSILLDLDKKPVNANGTLTRRRLNFKEENRRHTITSGPNLLTLARARSRDKSSAAAQVETAKKQETPSRMSTLTRTTSMNRACSAVRTPGTPTTEDGRWPSTIGRTNSRASSVAPVSMSSSAGMSTLPRRRRVDGEERSSISRSSSISRDPMSISMTGRIPQKAPSFRAGKSSRTKIYHETGMQTAITGEDLERAVAKGTKLDVDIEKNAVETKTKETQADIRDREMEKLEAKLRDVQRENEIKTLRIQELEQQVAKDTEIRQLLDKQNQEHSSKLLAIMEPYQTSNSSQSGDETMSYGDILVVLEMQLKSNEKIIRKQQEEVKRLQNTCCALHQDLEKSFAVQQNLVKQKRELEEESTELHEFLQAEKLAFVDALKESENEVSSIRDELTRKTTELEKQQEEVRHLVRVNEQRRQELIGMQAKLCGLENRSKDLLCQQGTAVSDASCALADLSARLENLVESLLKSYEISEQELGEFAGNDVQMNTESPCVSPTQQRNQSFLTAVVNAIKSAATSARQSVQSKHTNGNDDKSDSTEMLDSETEPCLMMENVLEDVHVPDSHSQNLVSTSQIMLSHIEMPPDMYRQDDSLNNLSEAIANRQQLELNELANSIRPAIDDLSPVSNESLLDQPSISEFCTAHALVDQVLEIDCLVTKLLKVLRIVQMNSDCWIQELLVEKEKYEKTEKSTRMEELEEENATIKKELKEVSSQLLQKNTDLVNSKFELQRHRLEIDKLNQDICNLSTLCSSQKSGKTDAKAEDTTHPTDLPDWKKAILEAKRQYEAIDHALEILNSVQSVVEQCPALKSLQQNLEATNFEAATSLPLLNAVLVASVNNGNYCNDTNGNANGGNVTPENGNSVTKLQLSPVHDQAIDSTA, encoded by the exons atctcgtCGATGCCATGAACAATCTCCAAATGTCGGGCAGCGGCGGCACTCTCGACAAATCTCTTCCCGGATCGTATCGCGAAGGAAGCGATAGCGGCGTCGAAGCTTCCGGCCCCAGTCTCATGCGCGAACtcagcaacaacagcaacgaCTATGCCAGCAGCGGAATTGGGCATGCAACTGATAACGAAACGGgcaatacaacaacaacaactacatcTTGCACTTCGAGTATGATAAGTTGCTCTTCGGATTTCCCCACAGAAGATACTGTCGTCAACAAAATCGAATGCGCGAGCGAAGGAGGCAGCGAAAGTTCAATTTTACTCGATTTAGACAAGAAACCTGTGAACGCGAATGGAACATTAACTCGACGTCGCTTGAATTTCAAAGAGGAAAATCGAAGACACACGATAACTTCTGGTCCAAATTTGCTGACTTTGGCTCGAGCACGTTCTCGAGACAAATCTTCGGCAGCAGCCCAAGTTGAAACAGCGAAAAAACAAGAAACGCCATCACGAATGTCGACTTTGACACGAACGACGTCAATGAATCGCGCTTGTAGTGCAGTTAGAACGCCCGGAACGCCCACAACTGAAGACGGAAGATGGCCTTCGACAATTGGAAGGACAAATTCTCGCGCAAGTAGCGTCGCTCCTGTGTCAATGTCGTCTTCCGCTGGTATGTCAACCCTTCCGAGACGACGTCGCGTGGATGGCGAAGAGCGTTCGAGCATTTCTCGCAGCAGCAGTATCTCCCGAGATCCCATGAGTATCTCAATGACAGGCAGAATTCCGCAAAAAGCGCCGAGTTTTCGTGCCGGAAAGTCGTCGAGaacgaaaatttatcatgAGACTGGAATGCAAACCGCTATCACGGGCGAAGATTTGGAACGGGCAGTTGCCAAAGGCACAAAACTCGACGttgacatcgaaaaaaatgccGTCGAGACGAAGACCAAAGAGACCCAAGCCGACATTCGTGACAGAGAAATGGAAAAACTCGAAGCCAAGTTGCGTGACGTGCAACGAGAAAACGAGATAAAGACTTTACGGATTCAGGAGTTGGAGCAACAAGTAGCCAAAGACACGGAAATTCGTCAATTACTCGACAAGCAAAATCAGGAGCACTCGAGTAAGCTTCTTGCGATTATGGAACCATATCAAACGTCGAATTCGAGTCAGTCGGGCGACGAAACGATGTCTTACGGCGATATTTTGGTCGTTCTCGAGATGCAACTCAAATCCAACGAAAAAATCATCCGAAAACAACAAGAAGAAGTCAAACGCTTGCAAAATACGTGCTGCGCTCTTCATCAAGACCTCGAAAAATCCTTCGCTGTTCAACAAAATCTCGTCAAACAAAAACGCGAACTCGAAGAAGAATCAACCGAACTTCACGAATTCTTGCAAGCGGAAAAACTCGCCTTTGTTGATGCCCTAAAAGAGTCGGAAAACGAAGTCAGCAGCATCCGGGATGAATTGACGCGTAAAACGACAGAATTGGAAAAGCAGCAGGAGGAAGTCAGACATCTTGTGCGAGTCAATGAGCAACGGAGGCAAGAGCTGATCGGGATGCAAGCCAAACTTTGCGGTTTAGAGAATCGCAGTAAGGATCTTTTGTGTCAACAAGGCACTGCAGTGTCAGATGCTTCGTGCGCTTTGGCTGATTTGAGTGCCCGATTGGAGAATTTGGTAGAATCTTTGTTGAAATCGTATGAAATCTCGGAGCAGGAACTCGGAGAATTTGCAGGAAATGACGTTCAAATGAACACGGAGTCGCCGTGTGTTTCGCCGACGCAGCAGAGAAACCAAAGTTTTCTTACGGCAGTTGTTAATGCGATTAAAAGTGCAGCGACGAGTGCGAGACAGAGTGTTCAAAGTAAACACACGAATGGAAATGAtg acaaatccGACTCCACAGAGATGCTTGACTCCGAAACGGAGCCCTGCTTAATGATGGAAAACGTTTTGGAAGATGTTCACGTGCCGGATTCGCACTCGCAAAATCTAGTCTCGACAAGTCAAATCATGTTATCGCACATTGAGATGCCGCCCGACATGTATCGCCAAGACGACTCCTTGAACAATCTCTCGGAAGCCATTGCGAATCGTCAACAACTCGAACTTAACGAGTTGGCAAACAGTATTCGGCCTGCAATTGACGACTTGAGTCCCGTTTCGAACGAATCTTTGTTGGATCAACCGTCAATTAGCGAATTTTGTACCGCACATGCACTTGTTGATCAAGTCTTGGAGATTGATTGTCTCGTCACGAAACTCCTGAAGGTATTGCGGATCGTTCAAATGAACAGCGATTGCTGGATTCAAGAGCTTTTAGttgaaaa ggaaaagtatgaaaaaacggaaaaaagtaCACGAATGGAGGAGTTGGAAGAAGAAAATGCGACAATTAAGAAGGAGTTGAAAGAAGTTTCGTCTcaattgcttcaaaaaaatacggaTTTAGTCAATTCCAAGTTTGAGCTTCAACGACATCGATTGGAAATTGAC aaACTCAACCAAGACATTTGCAACTTGAGCACCCTTTGCAGCAGTCAAAAATCGGGCAAAACTGATGCCAAAGCGGAAGATACT ACTCATCCCACGGACCTGCCCGATTGGAAAAAGGCAATTCTCGAAGCCAAACGTCAATACGAAGCCATCGATCACGCATTGGAGATCCTGAATTCCGTACAAAGTGTCGTCGAACAATGTCCCGCCCTGAAATCGTTGCAACAAAATTTAGAAGCAACCAATTTCGAGGCAGCTACATCTTTGCCGCTGTTAAATGCAGTCTTAGTGGCTTCTGTTAACAACGGAAATTACTGCAACGATACAAACGGAAACGCGAATGGAGGCAATGTCACGCCCGAAAACGGAAATTCCGTCACAAAACTTCAACTTAGTCCTGTACATGATCAAGCGATCGACTCAacggcttaa